Proteins encoded by one window of Pseudonocardia sp. HH130629-09:
- a CDS encoding helix-turn-helix domain-containing protein, protein MRGAGDEMQIGERVAFCRQRRGYTQSQLAGLVGRSTDWLSKIERGERPLRRVDLLTELASALRVSLGDLMGQPVLMEDDDERDDIPAIRDALMAPGRLSRVLFASEAGQPPDLGQAEQLVEFLWADYQRGRISDVVERLPRLIQAAQQLEDAAAGRGTDDRRRSWAMSARTHHLAATTLSKVGEADLSWIAAERAMKAADEADDPLVLASAARAATHALLAVGRYDDALSLGETAARWLGPQVEAGDPEALSLLGMLHLRTAVAAARRQDRSSSDELLRHAEQAAERLGEDANYWQTGFGPTNVELHRLSAGLDLGDMSWVARRGEDVDASHLPAERQVTHMIDLARALSYLARDDDALTLLLDAEQTAPALVRHSAVVRETVKTMHRRAPVTGGSRSSRLLGLAQRCRAVR, encoded by the coding sequence GTGCGCGGGGCCGGTGATGAGATGCAGATCGGTGAACGGGTCGCGTTCTGTCGGCAACGGCGCGGCTACACACAGAGCCAACTCGCTGGCCTCGTCGGCCGGAGCACCGACTGGCTGAGCAAGATCGAGCGAGGGGAGCGTCCGCTCCGCCGCGTCGATCTTCTGACTGAGCTGGCATCGGCACTGCGTGTCTCACTCGGCGACCTCATGGGCCAGCCAGTCCTGATGGAGGACGACGACGAGCGCGACGACATTCCGGCAATCCGCGACGCCCTCATGGCACCGGGCCGACTGTCGCGTGTGCTGTTCGCATCCGAGGCGGGTCAGCCGCCTGATTTGGGGCAGGCCGAGCAGCTCGTCGAGTTCTTGTGGGCTGACTACCAGAGGGGACGGATCAGCGACGTTGTTGAACGACTACCGCGCCTGATCCAGGCGGCGCAGCAGCTGGAAGACGCCGCAGCCGGCCGCGGCACGGATGACCGCCGTCGTTCGTGGGCGATGTCCGCCCGCACGCACCACCTCGCCGCGACGACACTGAGCAAGGTCGGCGAGGCCGACCTTTCGTGGATCGCCGCCGAGCGTGCGATGAAGGCCGCCGACGAGGCCGACGACCCGCTTGTGCTTGCGTCCGCCGCTCGGGCAGCGACGCACGCGCTGCTCGCTGTCGGCCGGTACGACGATGCGCTCAGCCTCGGCGAGACTGCCGCGCGGTGGCTCGGGCCGCAGGTCGAGGCAGGCGACCCGGAGGCGCTGAGCCTGCTCGGGATGCTTCACCTAAGGACCGCGGTTGCTGCAGCGCGTCGGCAGGACCGATCGTCCTCGGACGAACTGCTCCGGCACGCCGAACAGGCGGCGGAGCGGCTCGGGGAGGACGCGAACTACTGGCAGACGGGCTTCGGGCCGACGAACGTCGAGCTGCACCGACTTTCGGCCGGCCTCGACTTGGGCGACATGTCGTGGGTCGCCCGGCGCGGTGAGGACGTCGACGCCTCGCACCTCCCGGCCGAGCGCCAAGTGACCCATATGATCGACCTCGCGCGAGCGCTCTCGTACCTTGCGCGCGACGACGATGCGCTGACGCTGCTGCTCGATGCCGAGCAGACGGCACCCGCGCTCGTCCGCCACAGCGCCGTCGTGCGAGAGACGGTCAAGACCATGCACCGCCGCGCGCCGGTCACCGGTGGCAGCCGGTCGTCCCGTCTGCTCGGGCTCGCACAGCGGTGCAGGGCGGTTCGATGA
- a CDS encoding flavoprotein → MTDDGPVVGLVAGGVGGVETIRTEFVVPAIERGWTVAVTLTPTAGQWLDKSGELAELEAMTRLPVRVAPRQPGERSPHPPVNCYVVAPASANTVAKLALGIADNQALTTVGEAIGNPVTPVVVFPRVNAAHARHPAWERHLAALRAGGVHLVYGPEVWTLHEPRQAPPDRRLPWDEILSIVDRIIISS, encoded by the coding sequence ATGACCGACGACGGACCGGTCGTGGGTCTCGTGGCCGGTGGAGTTGGTGGGGTCGAAACGATCCGCACCGAGTTCGTAGTACCGGCGATCGAACGTGGCTGGACGGTCGCCGTCACGCTGACGCCGACCGCGGGTCAGTGGCTCGACAAGTCCGGCGAGCTCGCGGAGCTGGAGGCGATGACACGGCTTCCCGTTCGTGTCGCGCCGCGCCAGCCGGGCGAGCGGAGCCCTCACCCACCCGTGAACTGTTACGTCGTCGCGCCGGCCTCGGCCAACACTGTGGCGAAGCTTGCGCTCGGTATCGCGGACAATCAGGCACTCACGACCGTCGGCGAGGCGATCGGCAACCCGGTCACTCCGGTGGTTGTCTTCCCGCGGGTGAACGCGGCCCACGCGCGGCATCCAGCGTGGGAACGACACCTCGCTGCACTGCGCGCCGGGGGAGTCCACCTCGTGTACGGCCCGGAGGTCTGGACGCTCCACGAGCCGAGGCAGGCTCCGCCGGACCGGCGACTGCCATGGGACGAGATACTCTCCATCGTTGACCGGATCATCATCAGTAGCTAG